The following coding sequences are from one Streptomyces sp. NBC_01232 window:
- a CDS encoding 4'-phosphopantetheinyl transferase family protein has translation MAAESRQDLDARLFPQEEAVLARAGEKRRAEFTTVRALARGALARIGVEPAPILPGVKGQPRWPAGVRGSMTHCNGYRAAVVARAADGAAVGIDAEPNAPLSGDALAAITVGAEARHIRELTAGAPRVHWGRMLFSAKEAVYKAWFPLTGVRIGFRDAHVTFDPESGRFAARILRSVPEIATAGPLDIFHGRWAADERLMVTAICIPAQQPVSRQSHKEDFS, from the coding sequence GTGGCCGCGGAGTCCCGGCAAGACCTGGACGCCCGGCTCTTTCCCCAGGAAGAGGCCGTCCTGGCCAGGGCCGGCGAGAAGCGCCGCGCGGAGTTCACCACCGTGCGCGCATTGGCCCGTGGGGCACTGGCCCGGATCGGCGTGGAGCCGGCCCCCATCCTGCCCGGGGTGAAAGGGCAGCCGCGCTGGCCGGCCGGCGTACGCGGAAGCATGACCCACTGCAACGGCTACAGGGCCGCCGTGGTGGCGCGTGCGGCGGACGGCGCGGCCGTGGGCATCGACGCCGAGCCCAACGCGCCGCTGTCCGGCGACGCGCTGGCCGCCATCACGGTCGGCGCCGAGGCCCGGCACATCAGGGAGCTGACCGCCGGGGCGCCCCGCGTGCACTGGGGGCGAATGCTCTTCAGTGCCAAAGAGGCCGTCTACAAGGCCTGGTTTCCGCTGACCGGAGTGCGCATCGGCTTCCGCGACGCGCATGTCACCTTCGATCCCGAAAGCGGCCGATTCGCCGCCCGCATTCTCCGGTCCGTCCCGGAGATCGCGACTGCGGGGCCCCTCGACATATTCCACGGGCGGTGGGCCGCCGACGAGCGGCTCATGGTCACCGCTATTTGCATTCCCGCACAACAGCCGGTGAGCCGGCAGTCGCACAAGGAGGATTTCTCGTGA
- a CDS encoding MarR family winged helix-turn-helix transcriptional regulator: protein MKETDISQAAEQSTRILDELRSWGANYTEFTRRFATHLGLHSTDAAALVEILYAEDQNAPLSLARLSERVSLTSGATTALVDRLEKAGHIVRTRGEHTDRRVVTLRSSPEIGRPASEFFQPFSDSLTRLTAQYPPELIDRFEEFLKDMRATLTSLLADEYRETRTPERS, encoded by the coding sequence ATGAAGGAAACAGATATTTCACAGGCGGCGGAACAGAGCACGCGCATTCTGGATGAGCTCAGATCATGGGGGGCGAATTACACTGAATTCACGCGCAGATTCGCCACCCATTTGGGGCTGCATTCCACGGACGCCGCCGCACTGGTGGAGATCCTCTACGCCGAGGACCAGAACGCCCCGCTGTCCCTGGCCCGCCTCAGCGAGCGCGTTTCACTGACCTCGGGCGCCACGACGGCACTCGTGGACCGCCTGGAGAAGGCCGGTCACATCGTCAGGACCCGCGGGGAGCACACCGACCGGCGGGTGGTGACCCTGCGCAGCAGCCCGGAGATCGGCCGGCCCGCCTCGGAGTTCTTCCAGCCCTTCTCGGACAGCCTCACCAGGCTGACGGCGCAGTATCCGCCCGAACTGATCGACCGGTTCGAGGAGTTCCTGAAGGACATGCGCGCCACCCTCACTTCGCTGCTCGCCGACGAGTACCGCGAGACGCGCACTCCCGAGCGGTCGTGA